A window of Auraticoccus monumenti contains these coding sequences:
- a CDS encoding ABC transporter permease, with protein sequence MRHGARGRVALLVGGALVACVLLAALVSFAWTPHDPTFVDAGARLRGPGAEYWLGTDRFGRDLVSQLMVGARTTVYVGVVAVGVAALLGVPLGVAAAMAPRWLGELVMRANDLLLAFPALLLAVMLAAVLGAGTGVAMIAIGVSTVPAFARVVRAGSMQVLGSEYVLAARAAGRGRLGVAVHHVLPNVAGLVVVQSSVSFAIAVLAEAALSFLGFGTPPPTPSWGRMLLESQSMLFTDPRLAVVPAVAVAVAVLGLNLLGDGLRDRFDPRLEGRR encoded by the coding sequence GTGCGTCACGGTGCCCGCGGCCGGGTCGCCCTGCTGGTCGGCGGCGCCCTCGTCGCCTGCGTGCTGCTGGCCGCCCTGGTCTCCTTCGCCTGGACGCCGCACGACCCGACCTTCGTGGACGCCGGCGCGCGGCTGCGCGGACCGGGCGCGGAGTACTGGCTGGGCACCGACCGCTTCGGGCGCGACCTGGTCAGCCAGCTGATGGTCGGCGCCCGGACCACCGTCTACGTCGGGGTGGTGGCGGTCGGGGTGGCCGCGCTGCTCGGGGTGCCGCTGGGGGTGGCTGCCGCCATGGCGCCGCGCTGGCTGGGGGAGCTGGTGATGCGGGCCAACGACCTGCTGCTGGCCTTCCCGGCGCTGCTGCTGGCGGTGATGCTGGCCGCGGTGCTCGGGGCCGGCACCGGCGTGGCCATGATCGCCATCGGCGTCTCCACCGTCCCGGCCTTCGCCCGGGTGGTGCGCGCGGGCAGCATGCAGGTGCTGGGGAGCGAGTACGTGCTGGCCGCGCGGGCGGCCGGCCGCGGACGTCTGGGCGTGGCGGTGCACCACGTGCTGCCCAACGTGGCCGGGCTGGTGGTGGTGCAGTCCTCGGTGTCCTTCGCCATCGCGGTGCTGGCCGAAGCCGCGCTGTCGTTCCTCGGGTTCGGGACGCCGCCGCCCACGCCGTCGTGGGGCCGGATGCTGCTGGAGAGCCAGTCGATGCTGTTCACCGACCCCCGGCTGGCCGTGGTTCCCGCGGTGGCCGTCGCGGTGGCCGTGCTCGGGCTCAACCTGCTGGGCGACGGCCTGCGCGACCGGTTCGACCCCCGGCTGGAGGGGCGACGGTGA
- a CDS encoding ABC transporter ATP-binding protein: MPVLRASGLGVWAGSTPLVQDLHLEVHRGERVGLIGESGSGKSVTALALMGLLPPGLTAIGSVRVAGVDRDLVGAPEPVLSRVRGSLVSMVFQEPMTALDPTMRVGRQVAEVLQVHRLAASRAEADRAAVELLDRVGLPEPARTARAWPHQLSGGQRQRVVLAIALAGEPGLLICDEPTTALDVTVQARVLEVVDAELAERDAGCLFITHDLAVVARMCERVLVLHRGRVVEAGPVRRVLTEPRHPYTRGLLAASDLTRTDADGRLVTVPTLPVARPGVVPAWEGTPEDGWAVLEEAS, translated from the coding sequence GTGCCGGTGCTGCGGGCGTCCGGGCTGGGGGTCTGGGCCGGCTCGACACCGCTGGTGCAGGACCTCCACCTCGAGGTCCACCGGGGGGAGCGCGTCGGGCTGATCGGGGAGTCCGGGTCGGGGAAGTCGGTCACCGCGCTGGCCCTGATGGGGCTGCTGCCGCCCGGGCTGACGGCGATCGGCTCGGTGCGGGTGGCCGGGGTGGACCGGGACCTGGTCGGGGCCCCGGAGCCGGTGCTGTCCCGGGTCCGCGGCTCGCTGGTCTCGATGGTCTTCCAGGAGCCGATGACCGCCCTGGACCCCACCATGCGGGTCGGTCGCCAGGTGGCGGAGGTGCTGCAGGTGCACCGCCTCGCCGCCTCCCGGGCCGAGGCGGACCGGGCCGCGGTGGAGCTGCTGGACCGGGTCGGGCTGCCCGAGCCCGCCCGGACCGCCCGGGCCTGGCCGCACCAGCTCTCCGGCGGGCAGCGGCAGCGGGTGGTGCTGGCCATCGCCCTGGCCGGGGAGCCCGGGCTCCTCATCTGCGACGAGCCCACCACCGCCCTCGACGTCACCGTCCAGGCCCGCGTGCTGGAGGTCGTCGACGCCGAGCTGGCCGAGCGCGACGCCGGCTGCCTGTTCATCACCCACGACCTCGCGGTGGTGGCGCGCATGTGCGAGCGGGTGCTGGTCCTGCACCGGGGACGGGTGGTGGAGGCCGGGCCCGTCCGGCGGGTGCTGACCGAGCCTCGCCACCCCTACACCCGGGGGCTGCTCGCCGCCTCCGACCTGACCCGCACCGACGCCGACGGTCGGCTGGTCACCGTCCCCACGCTGCCGGTGGCCCGGCCCGGCGTCGTCCCCGCATGGGAGGGCACCCCCGAGGACGGGTGGGCCGTGCTGGAGGAGGCCTCGTGA
- a CDS encoding ABC transporter ATP-binding protein produces the protein MTAITVTDVTRVYRRPRTSLTGPPPMVHALRGVSLEVAEGEQFGIVGESGCGKSTLLRIVAGLDRPTSGTVEVLGHRVDGQPERRLRPLRRSLQLVLQDPMSSLDPRMRVGDVVAEPLVAQRLPGRRERVAEVLAEVGLPADAADRYPHQFSGGQRQRISIARALAPRPRILVADEPVSALDVSVRAQVLNLVTDLVQRHGLTLVLVSHDLGVVRHMCTRVAVMAEGEVVETGPTERLWRDPQHPWTRRLVDAVPELGRELSARDR, from the coding sequence GTGACCGCGATCACCGTCACCGACGTCACCCGGGTGTACCGGCGTCCGCGGACGTCGCTGACCGGCCCACCACCGATGGTGCACGCCCTGCGCGGGGTGAGCCTGGAGGTGGCCGAGGGCGAGCAGTTCGGCATCGTGGGGGAGTCCGGCTGCGGCAAGTCCACCCTGCTGCGGATCGTCGCCGGTCTGGACCGCCCGACCAGCGGCACCGTGGAGGTCCTCGGGCACCGCGTCGACGGTCAGCCCGAGCGGCGGCTGCGACCGCTGCGACGCTCGCTGCAGCTGGTGCTGCAGGACCCGATGAGCTCGCTGGACCCGCGGATGCGGGTGGGGGACGTGGTGGCCGAGCCCCTGGTGGCCCAGCGGCTGCCCGGCCGGCGCGAGCGGGTCGCGGAGGTGCTGGCCGAGGTGGGTCTGCCCGCCGACGCCGCCGACCGCTACCCGCACCAGTTCTCCGGTGGTCAGCGCCAGCGGATCTCGATCGCCCGGGCCCTCGCCCCGCGACCGAGGATCCTGGTGGCCGACGAGCCGGTCAGCGCGCTCGACGTCTCGGTGCGGGCCCAGGTGCTCAACCTGGTCACCGACCTGGTGCAGCGCCACGGGCTCACCCTGGTGCTGGTCTCCCACGACCTCGGGGTGGTGCGGCACATGTGCACCCGGGTCGCGGTGATGGCGGAGGGGGAGGTCGTGGAGACCGGCCCGACGGAGCGGCTGTGGCGTGATCCCCAGCACCCGTGGACCCGGCGGCTGGTGGACGCGGTGCCCGAGCTCGGGCGGGAGCTGTCCGCACGCGACCGGTGA
- a CDS encoding S9 family peptidase: MTTAAEHATPRSIEVEELFADPASSGASISPDGSRIAYLAPAHGRRNVWVRGVEEDHASAVCVTHDSRRGITNYYWTDDPRWLLYLQDTDGNEDWHLFRVDLAAPEEPAVDLTPLPPGGRVLSTEPVASRPGDVLVVMNERPAAFDYFMIEVATGATTVHLRQDDPTRNLLLDRDGQPAFDSRQTEDGSYEFFAIDAATGERRLVRRMVGVEYPVGVNPQLVTPDGKGLLVGVYQDSDDLRLVRIDRETGEESVVAAVEGHDLEIRGAAAPGVLPPVLLLDRRTGAVLAARFAGERPRVEAVDEHFAEVQAALSGLSDGVLETATSDDSGRRWVATFTSDREPGVTWFHDRATGESRELFRAHPLLDPAELAPVVPVTFPARDGLPLPAFLTLPVGVEPVRLPLVLLVHGGPWFSDAWEFSPAAQLLANRGYAVLQVNYRGSVGQGRRHLTAAVGEIGRGTQTDLLDAADWAVEQGYADPDRIAIMGGSYGGYAALVGVTTTPDRFAAAVDYVGISDLTNFLATLPPFLRPLLVNNWYAYLGDPEDPAAREDMLQRSPITLVDRIRTPLLVAAGANDVRVVQAESDNIVASLRERGVPVEYLLAADEGHGFENPENQIRLHRTVVEHFATHLGGRRPTDREQPGGA, encoded by the coding sequence ATGACGACCGCAGCAGAGCACGCCACACCCCGGAGCATCGAGGTGGAGGAGCTCTTCGCCGACCCGGCGTCCTCCGGTGCCTCGATCTCCCCCGACGGGTCGCGCATCGCCTACCTGGCACCGGCGCACGGACGCAGGAACGTGTGGGTGCGGGGGGTCGAGGAGGACCACGCGAGCGCCGTCTGCGTCACCCACGACTCCCGGCGCGGCATCACGAACTACTACTGGACCGACGACCCCCGCTGGCTGCTGTACCTGCAGGACACCGACGGCAACGAGGACTGGCACCTGTTCCGGGTGGACCTCGCTGCGCCTGAGGAGCCGGCGGTGGACCTGACGCCGCTGCCACCGGGGGGCCGCGTGCTGAGCACCGAGCCGGTGGCCTCGCGACCCGGCGACGTCCTGGTGGTGATGAACGAGCGGCCTGCCGCGTTCGACTACTTCATGATCGAGGTCGCCACCGGCGCCACGACGGTCCACCTCAGGCAGGACGACCCCACCCGCAACCTCCTGCTGGACCGCGACGGGCAACCGGCCTTCGACTCCCGCCAGACCGAGGACGGCAGCTACGAGTTCTTCGCGATCGACGCCGCCACGGGCGAGCGGCGGCTGGTGCGCCGGATGGTCGGGGTCGAGTACCCCGTGGGGGTGAACCCCCAGCTGGTGACCCCGGACGGGAAGGGGCTGCTGGTGGGCGTCTACCAGGACTCCGACGACCTGAGGCTGGTGCGCATCGACCGGGAGACCGGGGAGGAGAGCGTGGTCGCCGCCGTCGAGGGGCACGACCTGGAGATCCGGGGCGCGGCCGCTCCGGGCGTCCTGCCCCCCGTGCTCCTCCTCGACCGGCGCACCGGCGCGGTGCTGGCGGCCCGGTTCGCCGGTGAGCGACCACGGGTCGAGGCGGTGGACGAGCACTTCGCCGAGGTGCAGGCCGCGCTGTCCGGGCTGTCGGACGGGGTGCTGGAGACCGCCACCTCCGACGACTCGGGGCGGCGCTGGGTGGCCACCTTCACCTCCGACCGCGAGCCGGGGGTGACGTGGTTCCACGACCGGGCCACCGGGGAGAGCCGTGAGCTCTTCCGCGCCCACCCGCTGCTGGACCCTGCCGAACTGGCACCCGTGGTCCCGGTCACGTTCCCGGCACGGGACGGTCTGCCCCTGCCCGCCTTCCTGACGCTGCCGGTGGGGGTCGAGCCGGTGCGGCTGCCGCTGGTGCTGCTGGTGCACGGCGGCCCCTGGTTCAGCGACGCCTGGGAGTTCAGCCCCGCCGCCCAGCTGCTCGCGAACCGCGGGTACGCCGTGCTGCAGGTCAACTACCGCGGCTCGGTGGGTCAGGGACGGCGCCACCTGACCGCCGCTGTCGGCGAGATCGGCCGCGGCACCCAGACCGACCTCCTGGACGCCGCGGACTGGGCGGTCGAGCAGGGGTACGCCGACCCCGACCGGATCGCCATCATGGGCGGCTCCTACGGCGGCTACGCCGCCCTGGTCGGGGTCACCACCACCCCGGACCGCTTCGCCGCGGCCGTCGACTACGTGGGCATCTCCGACCTGACGAACTTCCTGGCCACCCTGCCGCCCTTCCTGCGGCCGCTGCTGGTCAACAACTGGTACGCCTACCTCGGCGATCCCGAGGACCCCGCCGCCCGCGAGGACATGCTGCAGCGGTCCCCGATCACCCTGGTCGACCGCATCCGCACCCCCCTGCTGGTCGCGGCGGGCGCCAACGACGTCCGGGTGGTCCAGGCGGAGTCGGACAACATCGTCGCCTCGCTGAGGGAGCGGGGCGTGCCCGTGGAGTACCTCCTGGCCGCCGACGAGGGGCACGGCTTCGAGAACCCGGAGAACCAGATCCGTCTGCACCGCACCGTCGTGGAGCACTTCGCCACCCACCTCGGCGGTCGCCGGCCCACGGACCGGGAGCAGCCGGGCGGGGCCTGA
- the trhA gene encoding PAQR family membrane homeostasis protein TrhA, with protein sequence MATWASSKDPGPDPLTGLAREIKPRLRGWLHAATAPLAVVAGIVLVVLAPTPEGKIGGAVFLVASLLLFGVSGLYHRFYWGAGAEAVLRRMDHANIFIFIAATYTPMALTMLEGGSRVLLLSIVWGAAALGLVFRVLWLSAPRWLYTVLYIAMGWAALGWLPQFLANGGWLVLTLIIAGGLMYTLGAVVYARKRPNPSPRWFGFHEIFHAATIGAFVCHYAAISIATYGAA encoded by the coding sequence ATGGCGACCTGGGCATCGTCCAAGGACCCCGGCCCCGACCCCCTGACCGGCCTGGCGCGGGAGATCAAGCCACGGCTGCGTGGCTGGTTGCACGCCGCCACGGCGCCGCTCGCCGTCGTCGCCGGCATCGTGCTGGTCGTGCTGGCCCCCACCCCGGAGGGCAAGATCGGTGGCGCGGTGTTCCTGGTCGCCTCGCTGCTGCTCTTCGGCGTCTCCGGTCTGTACCACCGCTTCTACTGGGGGGCCGGCGCCGAGGCGGTGCTGCGGCGGATGGACCACGCCAACATCTTCATCTTCATCGCCGCGACGTACACCCCGATGGCCCTGACCATGCTGGAGGGCGGCTCGCGGGTGCTGCTGCTCAGCATCGTCTGGGGTGCGGCGGCGCTGGGGCTGGTGTTCCGCGTCCTCTGGCTGTCCGCGCCGCGCTGGCTCTACACGGTGCTCTACATCGCCATGGGGTGGGCCGCCCTGGGCTGGCTGCCGCAGTTCCTGGCCAACGGCGGCTGGCTGGTGCTCACCCTGATCATCGCCGGCGGGCTGATGTACACCCTCGGCGCCGTCGTGTACGCCCGCAAGCGCCCCAACCCCTCGCCGCGCTGGTTCGGCTTCCACGAGATCTTCCACGCCGCCACCATCGGCGCCTTCGTCTGCCACTACGCCGCGATCTCCATCGCCACCTACGGCGCCGCCTGA
- a CDS encoding isoprenyl transferase has product MARAIHLRELIDRLHPAGLLYSTYEHRLLAELDPDALPKHVAVLADGNRRWARLNAPGEPLVAGYRAGARKLKEFVEWCDEAGVEVVTLWVLSTDNFGRITASEIEPLLEVIEQMVADLVAARRWPVKAVGALDLLPEVTADRLREAGRETLRIDGMHINIAISYGGRHELRDAVRSLLADHARRGTSIEELSRTLEIDEIGEHLYTRGQPDPDLIIRTSGEQRLSGFLMWQSAHSEFWFCDALWPDFRKVDFIRALRSFSERERRFGR; this is encoded by the coding sequence ATGGCGCGCGCGATCCACCTCCGGGAGCTGATCGACCGCCTCCACCCCGCGGGCCTGCTGTACAGCACCTACGAGCACCGGCTGCTGGCCGAGCTGGACCCGGACGCCCTGCCCAAGCACGTCGCGGTGCTGGCCGACGGCAACCGCCGCTGGGCCCGGCTGAACGCGCCGGGGGAGCCGCTGGTGGCCGGCTACCGGGCCGGGGCCCGCAAGCTCAAGGAGTTCGTCGAGTGGTGCGACGAGGCCGGGGTCGAGGTGGTCACGCTCTGGGTCCTCTCCACCGACAACTTCGGACGCATCACCGCCAGCGAGATCGAGCCGCTGCTGGAGGTGATCGAGCAGATGGTGGCCGACCTGGTCGCCGCCCGCCGCTGGCCGGTCAAGGCCGTCGGCGCCCTCGACCTGCTGCCCGAGGTGACCGCGGACCGGCTGCGCGAGGCCGGCCGGGAGACCCTGCGCATCGACGGCATGCACATCAACATCGCCATCTCCTACGGCGGGCGGCACGAGCTGCGCGACGCCGTCCGCTCCCTGCTGGCCGACCACGCCCGCCGCGGCACCTCGATCGAGGAGCTGTCCCGGACGCTGGAGATCGACGAGATCGGCGAGCACCTCTACACCCGCGGCCAGCCCGACCCCGACCTGATCATCCGGACCTCCGGGGAGCAGCGGCTCTCGGGCTTCCTGATGTGGCAGTCCGCGCACAGCGAGTTCTGGTTCTGCGACGCCCTGTGGCCGGACTTCCGCAAGGTGGACTTCATCCGCGCCCTGCGTTCCTTCTCCGAGCGGGAGCGCCGGTTCGGGCGCTGA
- a CDS encoding MFS transporter: MTTPDATASRPLDGTSAPAAPSAPTRRVLVVCWLVVLLGGYHLIGLAVVLPTLLATSALGLDVLGATLAATASLAGVALGAAWHRPLLRAGGPRTALVVAAAASSLAQLITPAVGTSVGFVLLRLTTGLGIGLGLPVVVAVLSRRSARRRSTIVWTSTAYHAGAVLAVLVGLVLLPSWRGHFLLGGLCGLALLPVVWRTVPRSWLLGQPVEVAGEAVRELVTWRHRWVGLAGLTAAFTALALVQGLNTWFPTLLAASGHDGVSSLLLLLVLNVGALAGLLAADAVARTLGPRLGVLVWFSLAAVGLALLSVPTLEVPVMVPLVLLTGALVASTQTLVQVYLTAVVPVSTRQAASGLVIHLGRAGGMVGVAAVGLATSGLGVDFAFQLLAATALLGLLVMVVVTPRTVELPQR; encoded by the coding sequence ATGACCACCCCCGACGCGACGGCGTCGCGCCCGCTGGACGGGACGTCCGCGCCCGCGGCGCCGTCCGCGCCCACCCGCCGGGTGCTGGTGGTGTGCTGGCTGGTGGTCCTGCTGGGTGGCTACCACCTGATCGGGCTCGCGGTCGTGCTGCCCACCCTGCTCGCCACCTCGGCCCTGGGGCTGGACGTCCTCGGCGCCACCCTGGCCGCCACCGCCTCGCTGGCGGGGGTCGCTCTCGGGGCTGCCTGGCACCGACCGCTGCTGCGGGCCGGCGGACCGCGGACGGCCCTGGTGGTGGCCGCGGCGGCCTCGAGCCTGGCCCAGCTGATCACCCCGGCGGTCGGCACCTCGGTCGGCTTCGTGCTGCTCCGGCTGACCACCGGGCTCGGGATCGGGCTCGGGCTGCCGGTGGTGGTCGCGGTGCTGTCACGGCGGTCCGCCCGCCGCCGCAGCACCATCGTGTGGACCAGCACCGCCTACCACGCCGGTGCGGTGCTGGCCGTGCTGGTGGGGCTGGTGCTGCTGCCGTCCTGGCGCGGGCACTTCCTGCTCGGCGGGCTCTGCGGTCTGGCGCTGCTGCCGGTGGTGTGGCGCACCGTGCCCCGCTCCTGGCTCCTCGGTCAGCCGGTCGAGGTGGCGGGGGAGGCGGTCCGGGAGCTGGTGACCTGGCGGCACCGCTGGGTCGGGCTCGCCGGCCTGACCGCCGCCTTCACCGCGCTGGCCCTGGTGCAGGGGCTGAACACCTGGTTCCCCACCCTGCTCGCGGCCTCGGGTCACGACGGGGTATCGTCCCTGCTGCTCCTGCTGGTGCTCAACGTGGGCGCGCTGGCCGGGCTGCTGGCCGCCGACGCCGTGGCTCGGACGCTGGGTCCGCGGCTCGGTGTGCTGGTCTGGTTCTCCCTGGCCGCGGTGGGGCTGGCGCTGCTCAGCGTCCCCACCCTGGAGGTGCCGGTGATGGTGCCGCTGGTGCTGCTGACCGGCGCGCTGGTGGCCAGCACCCAGACGCTGGTGCAGGTCTACCTGACCGCCGTGGTCCCCGTCTCGACCCGCCAGGCCGCCAGCGGGCTCGTCATCCACCTGGGCCGCGCCGGGGGGATGGTCGGGGTGGCGGCCGTGGGGCTGGCGACGTCCGGGCTCGGCGTCGACTTCGCCTTCCAGCTGCTGGCCGCCACGGCCCTGCTGGGCCTGCTGGTGATGGTCGTGGTCACGCCGCGGACGGTCGAGCTGCCGCAGCGGTGA
- a CDS encoding PhoH family protein, translated as MTHESRLPADAGDAQRKTYVIDTSVLISDPRALSRFAEHDVVLPVVVITELEAKRHHPELGYFARAALRHLDDLRVAHGRLDAPVPVTDSGGTVRVELNHTDPTVLPAGFRLGDNDSRILAVALNFAAEGRDVVLVSKDLPMRVKASAVGLPAEEYRAELAPESGWTGMAELHARADEIDTLYADGVVDHDDARDLPCHTGVVLLGHGTSALARVTPAKQLKLVKQDRDAFGIHGRSAEQRIALDLLLDPSIGIVSLGGRAGTGKSALALCAGLEAVLERRQHSKVIVFRPLYAVGGQELGFLPGTENEKMAPWAQAVFDTLGAVAGRSVIDEVLDRGLLEVLPLTHIRGRSLHDAFVIVDEAQSLERNVLLTVLSRIGQDSRVVLTHDVAQRDNLRVGRHDGVVAVVEKLKGHPLFAHVTLTRSERSPIAALVTEMLEGEPLG; from the coding sequence GTGACCCACGAGTCCCGTCTGCCGGCCGACGCCGGGGACGCACAGCGCAAGACCTACGTCATCGACACCTCCGTGCTGATCAGCGACCCGCGGGCCCTCTCGCGCTTCGCCGAGCACGACGTCGTGCTGCCGGTGGTGGTGATCACCGAGCTGGAGGCCAAGCGCCACCACCCCGAGCTCGGGTACTTCGCCCGCGCGGCCCTGCGCCACCTGGACGACCTCCGGGTGGCCCACGGCCGGCTGGACGCGCCCGTGCCCGTCACCGACTCGGGTGGGACGGTGCGCGTCGAGCTCAACCACACCGACCCGACGGTGCTGCCGGCCGGGTTCCGGCTGGGGGACAACGACTCCCGCATCCTCGCCGTGGCGCTGAACTTCGCCGCCGAGGGCCGTGACGTGGTGCTGGTGTCCAAGGACCTGCCGATGCGGGTGAAGGCGTCCGCGGTCGGCCTGCCGGCCGAGGAGTACCGCGCCGAGCTGGCCCCGGAGTCGGGGTGGACGGGGATGGCCGAGCTGCACGCCCGTGCGGACGAGATCGACACCCTCTACGCCGACGGGGTGGTCGACCACGACGACGCCCGCGACCTGCCCTGCCACACCGGCGTGGTGCTGCTCGGCCACGGGACGTCCGCGCTGGCCCGGGTGACGCCGGCCAAGCAGCTCAAGCTGGTCAAGCAGGACCGGGACGCCTTCGGCATCCACGGGCGCTCGGCGGAGCAGCGGATCGCCCTGGACCTGCTGCTGGATCCCTCGATCGGCATCGTCTCCCTCGGCGGGCGGGCCGGGACGGGCAAGTCCGCGCTGGCCCTCTGCGCGGGTCTGGAGGCGGTGCTGGAGCGCCGGCAGCACTCCAAGGTGATCGTCTTCCGCCCGCTCTACGCGGTCGGTGGTCAGGAGCTGGGCTTCCTGCCGGGCACCGAGAACGAGAAGATGGCGCCCTGGGCCCAGGCGGTGTTCGACACCCTGGGAGCGGTGGCCGGGCGCTCGGTGATCGACGAGGTGCTGGACCGGGGGCTGCTCGAGGTGCTGCCGCTGACCCACATCCGCGGTCGCTCGCTGCACGACGCCTTCGTGATCGTGGACGAGGCCCAGTCGCTGGAGCGCAACGTGCTGCTCACCGTGCTGAGCCGGATCGGGCAGGACTCGAGGGTGGTGCTGACCCACGACGTGGCCCAGCGCGACAATCTGCGGGTGGGTCGCCACGACGGCGTGGTCGCGGTGGTGGAGAAGCTCAAGGGGCACCCGCTCTTCGCCCACGTCACCCTGACCCGCTCCGAGCGGTCGCCGATCGCGGCGCTGGTGACGGAGATGCTGGAGGGTGAGCCGCTGGGCTGA
- a CDS encoding aggregation-promoting factor C-terminal-like domain-containing protein → MLVLVRPEAPAADVPGPSKTAVVSTAGDVGPVAEEDDEAAPGRPRCSGPSPAGRRGSPATLRRPRPRRRSGRRPWPRGRATRARDRPGPCGGRRRGRPRPRVTNLDTIARQVVEWRYGWSGRQWGFIDELITQESCCDPRAVNPSTGAYGPVQALTAEKLATAGDDWRTNPATQLALGLRLHRAALRHAMPGLVLLARAQLVLSVWLAA, encoded by the coding sequence ATGCTGGTGCTGGTCCGGCCGGAGGCCCCGGCCGCCGACGTGCCCGGCCCGTCCAAGACGGCGGTGGTGTCGACGGCTGGCGACGTCGGTCCGGTAGCGGAGGAGGACGACGAGGCTGCGCCTGGGCGGCCGCGGTGCAGCGGGCCTTCTCCTGCGGGGAGACGCGGGTCGCCCGCGACCCTGCGGAGGCCGAGGCCGAGGCGGCGGAGCGGGCGGCGACCCTGGCCACGTGGGCGAGCGACTCGAGCCCGGGATCGACCGGGCCCATGTGGAGGCCGCCGCCGAGGCCGGCCACGACCCCGCGTCACCAACCTAGACACCATCGCCCGCCAGGTCGTCGAGTGGCGCTACGGCTGGAGCGGGCGGCAGTGGGGCTTCATCGACGAGCTGATCACCCAGGAGTCCTGCTGCGACCCCCGCGCGGTCAACCCGAGCACGGGCGCCTACGGGCCGGTCCAGGCGCTCACGGCCGAGAAGCTCGCCACCGCCGGCGACGACTGGCGCACCAACCCGGCCACGCAGCTTGCGCTGGGACTTCGACTACATCGAGCAGCGCTACGACACGCCATGCCAGGCCTAGTCCTTCTAGCTCGCGCACAACTGGTACTGAGCGTGTGGCTGGCCGCTTGA
- a CDS encoding CBASS cGAMP-activated phospholipase — translation MTGAYASHGPISDPFHGQRFQILALDGGGAKALFTAHVLAHVEEDLGISITDHFDLIAGTSAGGIVALGLGAGLRPNKIADHFGDLVDRVFPARLQRRARLSRLRQPAYDSDVLHEVLVEVLGDRTLGDSCKRLVIPSWDLQRGEVHIFKTRHNERLTRDWRIKMVDVALATTAAPTYFRAARVRDAPLVDGGVWANNPSVLAIGEAVSMLGVPLETIRVLNVGTMEPFTDSPDRLENAGLLGWGPKAASVILNASSRGGMGTAMHLVGFDDFVRFDAPVPPGKFGLDRIKAESVKGYASAISRNLAPEFIAKFADHTAPVFTPLPAPSAPSEPCADALPEGDL, via the coding sequence ATGACCGGTGCTTACGCCTCGCACGGCCCAATCTCTGACCCGTTCCACGGCCAGAGGTTCCAAATTCTTGCCCTCGATGGCGGCGGAGCGAAGGCACTCTTCACCGCCCACGTCCTGGCACACGTCGAAGAAGACCTCGGCATCTCGATCACCGACCACTTCGACCTAATCGCGGGTACATCCGCTGGAGGCATCGTCGCGCTCGGTCTAGGAGCGGGTCTCCGCCCGAATAAGATCGCCGACCACTTCGGTGACCTCGTGGACCGCGTCTTCCCGGCTCGCCTGCAACGTCGGGCACGCCTCAGCCGCCTCCGACAGCCCGCCTACGATAGTGATGTCCTCCACGAGGTACTAGTCGAAGTCCTAGGCGACCGCACGCTAGGTGACAGTTGCAAACGGTTGGTCATCCCGTCTTGGGACCTGCAGCGCGGCGAAGTCCACATTTTCAAGACCCGCCACAACGAACGGCTCACTAGGGACTGGCGCATCAAGATGGTCGACGTCGCCCTCGCAACGACGGCGGCACCCACCTACTTCAGAGCGGCCCGAGTCCGAGACGCGCCGCTCGTTGACGGCGGTGTCTGGGCCAACAACCCGTCGGTACTGGCGATCGGTGAAGCTGTCAGCATGCTGGGCGTACCGCTGGAAACCATTCGAGTCTTGAACGTCGGAACGATGGAGCCATTCACCGACAGCCCTGACCGCCTGGAGAATGCTGGCCTCCTTGGCTGGGGACCGAAGGCCGCTAGCGTCATTCTCAATGCCAGCAGCAGGGGCGGGATGGGTACCGCCATGCACCTGGTCGGCTTCGACGACTTCGTCCGATTTGACGCCCCCGTCCCACCCGGAAAGTTCGGCCTCGACCGGATCAAGGCCGAGTCCGTCAAGGGATATGCGTCCGCCATTAGCCGAAACCTAGCCCCCGAGTTCATCGCGAAGTTCGCCGACCACACCGCACCCGTCTTCACCCCGTTGCCCGCGCCCTCGGCACCCAGCGAGCCATGCGCAGATGCCCTGCCCGAAGGAGACCTCTGA